TATCCATGGCCCTGAAACCTTAttaggtcatcttcatcattttcatcttccacatcatggccagcacagaaaatttaatttttctcaTCCTTTTAAGTTTGTGTTGAATATGACTATTCATCTGTTCAGGATTTAAGTTCACATGACCAAGAGCACAATTGAAatggttgtttggttgttgtGTGTCTCACTCTCCTATCGTTTCTTCTTTAACTTGCAGGACTCAAACTTCATGAGTGCGACGGGTCTGCTCACCGGCAGCGTGAAACGTTTCTCCACCATGGTCCGGTCGGGAAGAGACAACCGCCGCATCCTCTGCTACGTCTCTGTGGGCCTGGTCTCTGGCTTCTTCCTGCTTTACTACCTAATCTCTAGGATTCAGCGCTAGCAGTAGAACCAGCTTCTGTAGAAGCTGGACCTGATGCGAGGCTCAGATGATGAACTGTGACGTCATTCCTGAAGAGAAGAAGATGTCTTAAAATGCACCAAAGTGAGAAATCAAACAAGAATGGACCCAAACAAACATGTGGAATTGTTGAAGTGACCAATAGGAAGATTAGGCGGGGTCAGCGGTAAACAGCAATGGGTGTTGTCATAGGAAAGGTGCGCGGGTCTAATTTAAGAAACCTTCTTGACTTTTCCCTACCTGTGTGAGCAAAGAGAGGTGGAACGGATATCTCACTGCCGCCAGATTCACCTGTTCATTGAGAGACAAATGTACATTTCCTGACAAAGCAGCCGTCACCTCTCAGGTGTCTCAATGCCAGCTGCACAAAAGAGGTTTTGAGATGTCGCTTCTCCATTCagatagaaataataaaaattccTGAAACATATACTATAGAtttaaagatatatttttaaGCGTGCTCCTTTAAATCacatcattttcaaatattGTCTAGTTTTATGGTGAAATCAGggagaaaaatattaaatctcAATAAAACATTGAGCGTTCTCTGATGTTCCATTGAGAGTGGAGGTCAATGTTTGATCGATGCTTAATGTTCGGTATAAAATAATAACTTGTGAAGTAGCCAAAGACAAATAACAATTATAGAATTATATGGCggtaaaatgtgattttttttgtgtagcAGATGATAATGCAAGCTGTTATTGATGGCCTTTGGTACATGGGTTGAGGTTACTGTGTGTTAAAGGTTTCAACAAAGTTTTGATCCTTTTTTTACCTTAATGTTAATAAACTAAATGTTGTGTTAGCAGATATCTGTGGTAATCATCCAGTGACGTGTTACTGATCCTGCAGGTGGTTGACTGGAGACGAGGCTGTATGAAAACAGTCACAATATCTGTTCTGTTTTTGATTTATATAGACATATTTTGTTCTTGTTTAGGTCAACAGCCCATCTTTCTGTACTGCTGAATGTGAAGGGAAGGTTTAAGACGGTTAAAATCTGTTTCTTCATGTGTTTACATTCCATCAACAGGCCACAACATACATGTggaatgaatgtttttacttGTGTTATGGATTTTAAGCTGTTGGGGGGAATCCTTCTCATTTACATGCTTATTTACAGGCATTATATGTCTCATTAAAATAAGTTTCTACAGTCTTCAGTTAAATCTTATGtactaaacttttttttgaaatcaaacattttattttgattaaatttaaGAGAATAGAAATGTAATTAGAATAAACAGCGaacataatttaataaaaaacgcTATTTAATAAAGTCTGTAGTCCCAGAGTTTAAAAACTAGAGCATGAAATATTTACAAACTCAACAGGAAATAAACGTacagaattaaaatgaatgattcacagatataaaactgaaataaattatcaatagaaatttgtgtgtgtgcatcttatTTTAACGCTTCTTTATGTAGCCTCATCCAAAAAAACTGGAACGACAATTTTAACAAACAAGAACGTCAATTTTTTTCTGAGCGGTGGTGACTGTGGCACCAGGTGCTCAGGAAGAGAGGAGCTCCTGGGGAGGAAGGTGAAGTAccagagaagcagaggagagtTAAAAGTCCTGAAGAACTCACAGTGCTGCTCAGAGTTAAGGGAGCTAAACCGGGGGACGCGGGGTTCAAGGCAATCAACCCTTTACAAATTGACACGTCACTACAGAGTCAGATAGGGTTTTGAGGCCAAGATTCTATTTAATGGAGTGTTGAAGATCAATTGTGTAAATAGAAAGCAGTATGAAGATGCTATCAGCATGGGGAAAGTGGTGACCAAAGTAGAGAAGATAAACTTAACTCCTAAAGGGAATCAAGGCGTTAAGGGAGTGGTCTATGGAATGTTTGCTGGTatgtcagaaaaagaaatactggaCAACATTAGAGGGGGACAGGTAACAAATGTACGGAGGTTTAAGAGTAGGGAGGGAGCTGGGGGGGACCCGCCGGTTCTGCTAACATTTGCAGGAACTGAGTTACCAGGGAGAGTTTTTCTTGGTAGTATGGCCTGTCAGGTGAGGAGGTACGTGAGGCCGTCGCTGCGCTGCTACAACTGTCAAAGGTATGGACATATTGTGGACTCCTGTAGGGGTAAGAAAAGATGTGCAAAGCCATTCCCCCATGGGTAATGAATGAGCTAGACATCGAGATGAGTTTTCTTCAGAAGAAAGATAAGAAAGAGATGACAACTAGTGTTCAAATGTATCTTAATTCAATTAGGGAGAGTAAATTGCTAATATATACAGATGGTTCTAGGGATCCAGATAGTAGGGGAGCTGGGTTTGGGGTCTATGTAGAAcaacttaatttaaaatgtagtaTTAGAATCTCTGATGAAAGCTCTGTGTTCACATCTGAGTTAATGGCACTTCTTTGGGCTTTACGGTGGGTAGAGGAGACAAATGCCAGGGGAGTTGTTATCTGCTCCGATTCTGCTGCTGCCCTGGAGGCATCAAAGGGGGGGAAATCTCAAGCTCAATCTGACATTGTACATGAAATCCTGATAGTAATAAATAGAGTAAGGGTAGGCAGTGACATCTCATTTTGCTGGGTTCCCGGGCACAATGGGATACAGGGTAATGAGCAAGTAGACAGCTTAGCCAAAGAAAGTTTAAATAAGCAAGTTGTAGAACATCTCCTTTTAGGAAGAGTGGAACTGAGAGGAATAATTAAAGAGGAAATGTCATTATAGTTCAATATCCTGAAGGGACTCTGTTAAATTATGGAGGTTGAGGATGGGTCATTGTGGTTTAAATCAGTCTCTATTTATTATAGGAAAGCATGACACAGGTTTATGTCACTGTGGGAGGCCTGAAACAGTTAAGCATGTGTTCTTAGAATGTCGTCAATACAACAATGAAAGGCTGAGATTATTTATCCAGATGGCAGAACTAGAAGTTCaagtcttttttatttcttctttgtttggCCACTGTGAGAACCATCAATTGATTTCCAGAGCAATCTGGACTATATGGAAGAATCTGAAGTAGATTAAAATTACGACCAGTGGAGGGCAGTAACACGCAGTACATCGTCTACGCTGCCgaaaattagaagaagaagaagaaacttttcTCTACGTCATTACGTCATTTCCGACGCAGGCGCAAAGTAGCCTTTTCTGTCTCGTGTGCGGCCTCTCTTCCTCTACCGCCATCATGGGTCGCATGCACGCTCCCGGGTGAGCTGAGATTCTGTCTCTTTTAACAACAAATTTATGCCGTCTGCTCACTTTTAGCTGCACTAAAAGGTTCATGAACATGTTGTTGACGATTTAGGAACAAATCGAGCGCTTCAAGTCAACAAAGACGCCAGAAAATAACTTGAAAAGTGACGTCGGCGGTCACCGTCCGTCTTCAGATAGCTACAGTTAGCCGACACATCCTCCTGCTAGCTGCGATCAAGCTAAATCGTCTTTAGCTCGCAAAGTAGACACTTTGTACTTTAGCACATCGCAGATGTGacatttaagctttttttttgggaacgtaatttgttttaaatcatgactttaaattttaaaaacgAAATTGTTGGCGTGATCATAATCATGGAACTAACGTTAGCCGGTCATACAAAACCTGCACGCACCGCCTGATGTCTTATTCCTGCATTAAACTCTGAATCCCATAATAACATAATTATTCGtctctttccccccccccccccccatcagaaagGGCTTGTCCCAGTCAGCGCTTCCTTACAGGCGCAGTGTCCCCACAGTGAGTACAGACTGATGGTAGCTGACAGTTTAACATCAGCAAAGACAAAAGTGTGTCTGGACCTGTGTGATTTGGTTGGTAATCATTGAAATGTTGTTTGCAGTGGCTGAAGCTCACATCGGATGATGTTAAAGAGCAAATCTTCAAGCTGGCAAAGAAGGGTTTGACCCCCTCCCAGATTGGTACGTGTTTCTCCCCAGAATTTAATCAGATGTAATCGATATGTAATTCAGGTATTAACCTGTTACAGCCAGTGTATTAGTCTCGATTTTTGCCATAACAGTTTTTGAAATTTGCTGCTTTATCAATGAATGGATTACATAATAGTAGGTCGGGTGAAATTGATTTATGGAAAAAGTGATGGCCTTGTAACggttaaattattattttataggAAAGAAATGATAATAAATTCCCTGTTTCCAAGCACTGTTACCTGAATGTAGCTGGATTTTTTTCTCTAGAGCTTTGAACTATACTCTTATCTAACAGTTAAAGATTGAAACTTTTCTAGTGGAGCTACTCCAACATCATTATTAGGCAAAACATCAAGGTGAAGTCTTTGTGCATAACTTCAtattctgaatatttttttgtttaatatatatatttttaattctacTTGCCAAAGCACACACAGCACTAATCACAATATAGCCTTTATGGAATTGTCCAACCTAAAGGCCATACGTAGCACCAAAGCTCGGATTCGACGATGTCTGATCTGCAATATGTACAAATGACCTGTCAAGATAAATATTGTATCCTGTGTAAATCTTCTCATGAAAAGTCAAACCCTGAAGTGACATAACTTCTCAGTGGGTTTAGCTCCGCTGGAGTCCACGTTCCAACATCAACTATTGATTTgttaaaaatgcagaaacactTTCTTCAAACTAGCGACACTGTGGCAACCAGTTTGTGATGGAGCCCTTTTGTGACTTTTAGGTGTGATTCTGAGGGACTCCCATGGTGTTGCACAAGTTCGTTTTGTCACTGGCAACAAGATCCTGAGGATCCTCAAATCCAAGGGTCTGGCCCCTGACCTGCCCGAGGATCTCTACCACCTCATCAAGAAGGCTGTCGCAGTCAGGAAGCATCtggagagaaacagaaaggtaaagacaaaaatagtctgttttttcctcagaatttcTATTAAGCCCAGTGAGGAGAGCTGACAATGGACACGCCTTAAAATGTTGGATATTTCCACTTAAAATGCTAAAAACAAAGAGTgacaaaaaatgcatttactgtCCATCTTTGAAAATTTATGAAATTATACGTGTATGATAAAAGAAAGAATCAGGTGATGGTCAAAACAACTTTTGTGCAACACATGATCTTCCTCATGCGCCACGGATCACAGATGTGTTTTTGAGGTTTGTGTTTATCTgctaattcaattcaaaaa
This region of Antennarius striatus isolate MH-2024 chromosome 4, ASM4005453v1, whole genome shotgun sequence genomic DNA includes:
- the bet1l gene encoding BET1-like protein isoform X2, which translates into the protein MLDAENKRLAENLASKVSRLKSLAYDIDREADDQNEYLDGMDSNFMSATGLLTGSVKRFSTMVRSGRDNRRILCYVSVGLVSGFFLLYYLISRIQR
- the bet1l gene encoding BET1-like protein isoform X1 → MADWTRDRSSVDDMLDAENKRLAENLASKVSRLKSLAYDIDREADDQNEYLDGMDSNFMSATGLLTGSVKRFSTMVRSGRDNRRILCYVSVGLVSGFFLLYYLISRIQR
- the rps13 gene encoding small ribosomal subunit protein uS15; protein product: MGRMHAPGKGLSQSALPYRRSVPTWLKLTSDDVKEQIFKLAKKGLTPSQIGVILRDSHGVAQVRFVTGNKILRILKSKGLAPDLPEDLYHLIKKAVAVRKHLERNRKDKDAKFRLILIESRIHRLARYYKTKRVLAPNWKYESSTASALVA